In Bubalus kerabau isolate K-KA32 ecotype Philippines breed swamp buffalo chromosome 4, PCC_UOA_SB_1v2, whole genome shotgun sequence, one DNA window encodes the following:
- the NUDT2 gene encoding bis(5'-nucleosyl)-tetraphosphatase [asymmetrical] isoform X1 has product MALRACGLIIFRRRLIPKVDNTAIEFLLLQASDGIHHWTPPKGHVEPGESDLETALRETQEEAGIEAGQLTIIEGFRRELRYVAREKPKIVIYWLAEVKDCDVEVRLSREHQAYRWLELEDACQLAQFEEMKAALQEGHQFLCSTAT; this is encoded by the exons ATGGCCCTGAGAGCATGTGGCTTGATCATCTTCCGAAGACGCCTCATCCCCAAGGTGGACAACACTGCCATTGAGTTTCTACTGCTACAGGCATCAGATGGCATTCATCACTGGACTCCTCCCAAAG GCCATGTGGAACCAGGAGAAAGTGACTTGGAAACAGCCCTTCGGGAGACCCAGGAGGAAGCAGGCATAGAAGCAGGCCAGCTGACCATTATTGAGGGCTTCAGAAGGGAGCTCAGGTACGTGGCCAGAGAGAAGCCTAAAATCGTCATCTACTGGCTGGCGGAGGTAAAGGACTGCGATGTGGAGGTCCGCCTCTCCCGCGAGCACCAAGCCTACCGCTGGCTGGAGCTGGAGGATGCCTGCCAGTTGGCTCAGTTTGAGGAGATGAAGGCGGCACTCCAAGAAGGACACCAGTTTCTCTGCTCCACAGCGACCTGA
- the NUDT2 gene encoding bis(5'-nucleosyl)-tetraphosphatase [asymmetrical] isoform X2 — translation MKRAPEKNRAEVWGRPTSTSRSSILDQTCQIYGHVEPGESDLETALRETQEEAGIEAGQLTIIEGFRRELRYVAREKPKIVIYWLAEVKDCDVEVRLSREHQAYRWLELEDACQLAQFEEMKAALQEGHQFLCSTAT, via the exons ATGAAGAGAGCTCCAGAGAAAAATAGAGCAGAGGTCTGGGGGAGGCCAACTTCCACATCGAGGAGCAGCATTCTAGACCAGACTTGCCAAATATATg GCCATGTGGAACCAGGAGAAAGTGACTTGGAAACAGCCCTTCGGGAGACCCAGGAGGAAGCAGGCATAGAAGCAGGCCAGCTGACCATTATTGAGGGCTTCAGAAGGGAGCTCAGGTACGTGGCCAGAGAGAAGCCTAAAATCGTCATCTACTGGCTGGCGGAGGTAAAGGACTGCGATGTGGAGGTCCGCCTCTCCCGCGAGCACCAAGCCTACCGCTGGCTGGAGCTGGAGGATGCCTGCCAGTTGGCTCAGTTTGAGGAGATGAAGGCGGCACTCCAAGAAGGACACCAGTTTCTCTGCTCCACAGCGACCTGA